The following coding sequences lie in one Kribbella sp. NBC_00709 genomic window:
- the dnaA gene encoding chromosomal replication initiator protein DnaA: MPAQQVPQQEVAAPVTDLGDAWTRVLAGLPPNQRAWLTNSRPVTLHESTAIVAVPDDFTRGQLETRLRPDLERILTESFGRDIRIAVTVDPSLDPELREQQAAAQQAAQQQPYPQQHPQQHPQQPQQQQPAVREPLRTDGAYQPTIQSALTDPANGPQYGQPRPDAAPPQQYQQPAPQPQQSFGQPIGSVAPPPNGSPTQSATEAQGEARLNPKYTFETFVIGSSNRFAHAAAVAVAEAPGKAYNPQLIYGDSGLGKTHLLHAIGHYVRSLYTGARVRYVSSEEFTNDFINAIRDDKASQFQRRYRDVDVLLIDDIQFLEGKIQTQEEFFHTFNTLHNANKQIVISSDRAPKRLEALEDRLRNRFEWGLITDIQPPDLETRIAILRKKAATERLTAPPEVLEFIASKVQTNIRELEGALIRVTAFASLNRQPVDLSLAEIVLKDLIPEGSKPEVTASMIMGQTASYFGLSIDDLCGSSRSRVLVTARQIAMYLCRELTDLSLPKIGQQFGGRDHTTVMHAERKIRQLMSERRSVFNQVTELTNRIKHQAKQQ, from the coding sequence ATGCCGGCCCAGCAGGTGCCTCAGCAGGAGGTGGCAGCACCGGTGACGGATCTTGGTGATGCCTGGACCCGTGTGCTCGCGGGCCTTCCGCCGAACCAGCGCGCCTGGCTGACCAACTCACGTCCGGTGACGCTGCACGAGAGCACCGCCATCGTCGCGGTGCCCGACGACTTCACCCGCGGCCAGCTCGAGACCCGGCTCCGGCCGGACCTCGAGCGCATCCTGACCGAGAGCTTCGGCCGGGACATCCGGATCGCCGTCACCGTCGACCCGTCCCTGGACCCTGAGCTCCGCGAGCAGCAGGCGGCCGCCCAGCAAGCCGCCCAGCAACAGCCCTACCCACAGCAGCACCCGCAACAGCACCCCCAGCAGCCGCAACAACAGCAACCCGCAGTACGCGAGCCGCTGCGCACCGACGGTGCGTACCAGCCGACGATCCAGTCCGCGCTGACCGATCCGGCCAACGGCCCGCAGTACGGCCAGCCGCGTCCGGACGCGGCACCGCCGCAGCAGTACCAGCAGCCGGCCCCGCAGCCGCAGCAGTCTTTCGGTCAGCCGATCGGTTCCGTAGCCCCGCCGCCCAACGGCTCACCGACCCAGTCGGCCACCGAGGCTCAAGGTGAGGCCCGGCTGAACCCGAAGTACACGTTCGAGACCTTCGTCATCGGCAGCTCGAACCGGTTCGCCCACGCGGCCGCGGTCGCGGTCGCCGAGGCTCCGGGCAAGGCCTACAACCCACAGCTGATCTACGGCGACTCCGGTCTGGGCAAGACCCACCTGCTGCACGCGATCGGGCACTACGTCCGCAGTCTCTATACCGGTGCCCGCGTCCGGTACGTGTCCAGCGAAGAGTTCACCAACGACTTCATCAACGCGATCCGCGACGACAAGGCGTCCCAGTTCCAGCGCCGGTACCGCGATGTCGACGTACTGCTGATCGACGACATCCAGTTCCTGGAAGGCAAGATCCAGACCCAGGAAGAGTTCTTCCACACCTTCAACACGCTCCACAACGCGAACAAGCAGATCGTGATCAGCTCCGACCGCGCGCCGAAACGCCTGGAAGCGTTGGAGGACCGGCTGCGGAACCGGTTCGAGTGGGGTCTGATCACCGACATCCAGCCGCCCGACCTCGAGACCCGGATCGCGATCCTGCGGAAGAAGGCGGCCACCGAGCGGCTGACCGCGCCGCCGGAGGTGCTGGAGTTCATCGCGTCCAAGGTGCAGACGAACATCCGCGAGCTCGAGGGGGCGCTGATCCGCGTCACCGCGTTCGCCAGCCTCAACCGGCAGCCGGTCGACCTGAGCCTGGCCGAGATCGTGCTGAAGGACCTGATCCCCGAAGGCAGCAAGCCCGAGGTGACGGCCAGCATGATCATGGGCCAGACGGCGTCGTACTTCGGTCTGTCCATCGACGACCTGTGCGGATCGAGCCGGAGCCGCGTGCTGGTGACCGCACGACAGATCGCCATGTATCTGTGCCGCGAGCTCACCGATCTCTCCCTGCCGAAGATCGGCCAGCAGTTCGGCGGCCGCGACCACACCACCGTGATGCACGCGGAACGCAAGATCCGGCAGTTGATGTCCGAACGACGCAGTGTCTTCAACCAGGTCACCGAGCTGACGAACCGGATCAAACACCAGGCGAAGCAGCAGTAA
- the dnaN gene encoding DNA polymerase III subunit beta yields the protein MKFRVERDVLAESVAWAARSLPSRPSVPILAGLLVEAEDGQITLSGFDYETSVRVTVPAQVADAGKCLISGRLVADISKSLPNQPVDFAVDGAKAQVTCGSSRFTLQTLPTEEYPALPELPAASGTVKADVFAQAVSQVVTAAGREDTLPVLTGVRVEIEGSTISLLATDRYRLAIRELEWNPQSPDASAAALVPARVLSETAKAMTGSDVIVSLAAPGSGDGIVGFEGEVSGGNRRATTRLLDGEFPKVRGIIPTDSAIATRVRIDTATLVEAVKRVALVAERNAPVRLTFEEDTVTLDAGSGDEAQASESLEARVVGDPVTVGFNPTYLLDGLGAIGTPVAHLAFTQATKPAELTGVRDFDGEPISEFRYVLMPVRLNS from the coding sequence GTGAAGTTTCGCGTCGAGCGCGACGTACTGGCCGAGTCGGTGGCCTGGGCCGCGCGCAGCTTGCCCAGTCGTCCGAGCGTTCCGATCCTTGCCGGCCTCCTGGTCGAGGCCGAGGACGGGCAGATCACCCTGTCCGGCTTCGACTACGAGACCTCGGTCCGGGTCACTGTGCCCGCACAGGTCGCGGACGCCGGCAAGTGCCTGATCTCCGGCCGGCTCGTTGCCGACATCTCCAAGAGTCTTCCGAACCAGCCCGTGGACTTCGCCGTGGACGGAGCCAAGGCGCAAGTCACCTGCGGCAGTTCGCGGTTCACGCTCCAGACGCTTCCCACAGAGGAATATCCGGCTTTGCCGGAGCTTCCGGCTGCCAGCGGGACGGTCAAGGCCGACGTCTTCGCCCAGGCCGTCTCCCAGGTGGTGACCGCGGCCGGGCGTGAGGACACGCTGCCGGTGCTGACCGGTGTCCGGGTCGAGATCGAAGGCTCCACGATCTCCCTGCTCGCCACCGACCGCTACCGGCTCGCGATTCGTGAGCTCGAGTGGAACCCGCAGTCCCCCGACGCGTCCGCAGCCGCGCTGGTGCCGGCCCGGGTGCTGTCCGAGACCGCGAAGGCGATGACCGGCTCCGACGTGATCGTGTCGCTGGCTGCCCCTGGTAGCGGCGACGGCATCGTCGGCTTCGAGGGTGAGGTCTCCGGTGGCAACCGGCGCGCCACCACCCGGCTGCTCGACGGCGAGTTCCCGAAGGTCCGCGGCATCATCCCGACCGACTCCGCGATCGCGACCCGGGTGCGGATCGACACCGCGACCCTGGTCGAGGCTGTGAAGCGGGTCGCGCTGGTCGCCGAGCGGAACGCTCCGGTCCGGCTGACGTTCGAGGAAGACACCGTGACGCTGGACGCCGGCAGTGGTGACGAGGCGCAGGCGTCGGAGTCGCTCGAGGCCAGGGTCGTCGGCGATCCGGTGACGGTGGGCTTCAACCCGACGTACCTGCTCGACGGTCTGGGCGCGATCGGCACGCCGGTTGCGCACCTCGCGTTCACGCAGGCGACGAAGCCGGCCGAACTGACCGGTGTGCGCGACTTCGACGGCGAACCGATCAGCGAATTCCGGTACGTGCTGATGCCGGTCCGCCTGAACAGCTGA
- the gnd gene encoding phosphogluconate dehydrogenase (NAD(+)-dependent, decarboxylating) encodes MELGLVGLGKMGGNMRKRIRNAGHTVVGFDHNQDISDSKDLADMVGKLSASGQPKVVWVMVPVQAIDPVVTELAELLSPGDIVIDGGNSRWTDDTRRAAQLAEKNIRFVDCGVSGGVWGLENGYALMCGGDKDTVDVVMPIFEALKPEGEFGFVHAGKVGAGHFSKMVHNGIEYGIMQAYAEGYELLEASDIVDNVPQAFQSWREGTVIRSWLLDLLVNALEDDNHLAKIQGYADDSGEGRWTVEAAIDLAVPVPAIAAALFARFSSRQDDSPAMKAIAAMRNQFGGHAVKGAEAADPSYATPPIKH; translated from the coding sequence ATGGAGCTCGGCCTTGTCGGTCTCGGCAAGATGGGCGGCAACATGCGCAAGCGGATTCGCAACGCCGGCCACACCGTGGTCGGGTTCGACCACAACCAGGACATCTCCGATTCCAAGGACCTGGCCGACATGGTCGGCAAGCTCAGCGCCAGCGGCCAGCCGAAGGTTGTCTGGGTGATGGTGCCGGTGCAGGCCATCGACCCGGTCGTCACCGAGCTGGCCGAGCTGCTCTCCCCCGGCGACATCGTGATCGACGGCGGCAACAGCCGCTGGACCGACGACACCCGTCGCGCCGCCCAGCTCGCCGAGAAGAACATCCGCTTCGTCGACTGCGGTGTGTCCGGCGGCGTCTGGGGCCTGGAGAACGGCTACGCCCTGATGTGCGGCGGCGACAAGGACACCGTCGACGTCGTGATGCCGATCTTCGAGGCGCTGAAGCCCGAGGGCGAGTTCGGTTTCGTGCACGCCGGCAAGGTCGGCGCGGGCCACTTCTCGAAGATGGTCCACAACGGCATCGAGTACGGCATCATGCAGGCGTACGCCGAGGGGTACGAACTGCTCGAGGCGTCGGACATCGTCGACAACGTGCCGCAGGCGTTCCAGTCCTGGCGTGAGGGCACCGTGATCCGGTCCTGGCTGCTCGACCTCCTGGTGAACGCGCTCGAGGACGACAACCACCTGGCCAAGATCCAGGGGTACGCCGACGACTCCGGCGAGGGCCGGTGGACCGTCGAGGCGGCGATCGACCTCGCCGTACCGGTGCCGGCCATCGCGGCCGCGCTGTTCGCGCGGTTCTCGTCGCGGCAGGACGACTCGCCGGCGATGAAGGCGATCGCCGCGATGCGGAACCAGTTCGGCGGCCACGCGGTGAAGGGCGCCGAGGCGGCCGACCCGTCGTACGCGACGCCCCCGATCAAGCACTGA
- the recF gene encoding DNA replication/repair protein RecF (All proteins in this family for which functions are known are DNA-binding proteins that assist the filamentation of RecA onto DNA for the initiation of recombination or recombinational repair.): MYVTALGLLDFRSYQQAEVELTPGVTAFVGPNGHGKTNLVEAIHYTATLGSHRVANDAPLVRAGATRAIVRTEIRSEYDRDVVVELEINPGKANRARINRSPVPRAREVLGLLRTVLFAPEDLALVKGDPSERRRFLDELLTLRSPRMAGVRADYDRVLKQRNSLLRSASQARRQNRTSAAEGQLRTLEVWDSNLARAGSDLLATRLELLESLRPLVSSAYDAVARGKGDARLEYKSSVLLEPGVTSREQLADVLLAAVQEKRRDELERGVSLVGPHRDDVVLGLGDLPAKGYASHGESWSFALALRLASYELLRADGGEPVLILDDVFAELDTQRRDRLAELVAPAEQVLVTAAVGADVPAELSGARFDVGEGVVQRA; the protein is encoded by the coding sequence GTGTACGTCACCGCCCTGGGTCTGCTCGACTTCCGGTCCTACCAGCAGGCGGAGGTCGAGCTCACCCCGGGCGTGACGGCCTTCGTCGGCCCGAACGGCCACGGCAAGACCAACCTGGTCGAGGCGATCCACTACACCGCGACGCTCGGCTCGCACCGGGTGGCGAACGACGCGCCGCTGGTGCGGGCCGGAGCCACCCGGGCGATCGTGCGGACCGAGATCCGCAGCGAGTACGACCGGGATGTGGTCGTCGAGCTGGAAATCAATCCTGGGAAGGCAAATCGGGCCCGGATCAACCGCTCGCCGGTCCCGCGAGCGCGCGAAGTGCTCGGTCTGCTGCGGACGGTGTTGTTCGCGCCCGAGGACCTGGCCCTGGTGAAGGGCGACCCGTCCGAGCGGCGCCGGTTCCTGGACGAGCTGCTGACGCTGCGCTCGCCGCGGATGGCCGGCGTCCGTGCGGACTACGACCGGGTGCTGAAGCAGCGCAACTCGCTGCTGCGGAGCGCGTCGCAGGCGCGCCGGCAGAACCGGACGAGTGCCGCCGAGGGACAGCTGCGCACGCTCGAGGTCTGGGACTCCAACCTGGCCCGCGCCGGGTCCGACCTGCTCGCGACCCGGTTGGAGCTGCTGGAATCTCTGCGCCCATTGGTCTCCAGCGCGTACGACGCCGTTGCCCGAGGCAAGGGTGATGCGCGGCTGGAGTACAAGTCGTCGGTGCTGCTCGAGCCGGGCGTGACGTCGCGCGAGCAGTTGGCCGACGTACTGCTGGCGGCGGTTCAGGAAAAGCGGCGGGACGAGCTCGAGCGCGGTGTCTCGTTGGTGGGTCCGCACCGCGACGACGTCGTACTCGGGCTCGGGGACTTGCCGGCGAAGGGGTATGCGAGTCACGGTGAGTCGTGGTCGTTCGCGCTCGCGCTGCGACTGGCGTCGTACGAACTGCTGCGCGCGGACGGGGGTGAACCGGTGCTGATTCTCGACGATGTGTTCGCCGAGCTCGACACCCAGCGCCGGGACCGGCTGGCCGAGCTGGTCGCGCCGGCCGAGCAGGTGCTGGTGACCGCTGCCGTCGGCGCTGACGTGCCCGCTGAGCTCAGCGGTGCGCGCTTCGACGTCGGCGAAGGAGTCGTTCAGCGTGCCTGA
- a CDS encoding DUF721 domain-containing protein, whose protein sequence is MPEPPDSSESGPESELGPEVEHDKQGLDLAKSLAGRLKQQAAKGGIMPVKRRRRPRINGAQISSARPDDRDPQKLTNTLGRLMRDQGWEVDVAVHGVMARWPSIVGAEMAEHCKPESYEDTVLTVRTSSTAWATQLKLLAPDLVRRLNTELGEGTVTRVNVQGPHTPSWRKGPRTVRGGRGPRDTYG, encoded by the coding sequence GTGCCTGAACCCCCGGATTCCTCTGAGAGCGGCCCTGAGAGCGAGCTCGGTCCGGAAGTCGAGCACGACAAGCAGGGCCTCGATCTGGCGAAGTCGCTGGCGGGACGGCTGAAGCAGCAGGCGGCCAAGGGCGGCATCATGCCGGTCAAGCGCCGCCGCCGGCCGCGGATCAACGGCGCCCAGATCAGCAGCGCCCGCCCCGACGACCGGGATCCGCAGAAGCTGACCAACACGCTCGGGCGGCTGATGCGCGACCAGGGCTGGGAGGTCGACGTCGCCGTCCACGGCGTGATGGCCCGCTGGCCGTCCATCGTCGGCGCCGAGATGGCCGAACATTGCAAGCCCGAATCGTACGAGGACACGGTCCTCACCGTCCGTACGTCGTCCACCGCCTGGGCCACCCAGCTCAAGCTGCTCGCCCCCGACCTGGTACGCCGCCTCAACACCGAACTCGGCGAGGGCACCGTCACCCGCGTCAACGTCCAGGGCCCCCACACCCCGTCCTGGCGCAAGGGCCCCCGCACCGTCCGCGGCGGCCGCGGCCCCCGCGACACCTACGGCTGA